In Nitrospirota bacterium, the genomic window AGAAATCTGTCATACTGATGGAATCTCCGCCGATAATGAGTTACTCGGAAATATCACGAATGCGGGAAATCACTCAGATGATGGTTAAAGACGCCATAGACTCTTTCGTAAACGAGGATAAAGCCCTCTCTGTGGCCGTAATCAACAGAGATGACGAGGTAGATGACCTCAACGATACGATTATTGACGGGCTGCTCTCTATTATGACCCACAACCCCGACAGCATAATTCAGGCATCTCAGTTGATTTATATTTCAAGGAATCTGGAGCGCATTGCCGATCATTCAACAAACATCTCAGAGGTAGTAATTTACATGGTGGAGGGCAAAATAGTCCGCCACATGGCAGATATTTCACATCTAAAGGCCTAAAAACAGGCGTACAGGTTTTTGCTCATTGACTTTATGGAGGTTTGATGTACTTAAAGGAGAACGAGTTTGCGGAGCTTAAGGATAAAATCCAGAAAATGGGCGCACTCGTTGAAGATGCCGTAAGAAACTCCGTTACATCTTTGCTTGACAGGGATGTGGAACATGCTGAAATAATAATAGATGGTGATACTCCGATAAACACCTTTGACAATGAGTTGGATGAGTATTGTATAAAACTGATAGCACTCAGGCAGCCTGT contains:
- the phoU gene encoding phosphate signaling complex protein PhoU — translated: MPIRDDELKSLKDMILKMASLVESAIRDSVRSLIESNAGLAQSVIENDHIVNALDVNIDEECIRLIARRQPMGRDLRFLTTGMKITTDLERIADHAVNIAEKSVILMESPPIMSYSEISRMREITQMMVKDAIDSFVNEDKALSVAVINRDDEVDDLNDTIIDGLLSIMTHNPDSIIQASQLIYISRNLERIADHSTNISEVVIYMVEGKIVRHMADISHLKA